A portion of the Malaya genurostris strain Urasoe2022 unplaced genomic scaffold, Malgen_1.1 HiC_scaffold_58, whole genome shotgun sequence genome contains these proteins:
- the LOC131440055 gene encoding uncharacterized protein LOC131440055 codes for MLIDKNNNRSCDHITDINSPLSDEQEQNVNQVVPAFMQKFRKAWINSEKFACFESYGKDSYYAWCKICLEKLSVGRGGKSNLSTHLQTKRHIQAAIKVVYPKDQLIDTLMNPSITEQITEAELKICAWAAENNISFAAVEKLSDVIRSIDSKSEICSKLKLDRTKSSAIVKGVLAQEQHERLVTKMRNQNFSLIIDESTDISTNKTLAKVIRLMESKKEKFKAEDVFYKAIELKAGDHRTIYQAIVDEFINDDIDYKNKLKGFSSDGASVMMGSENSVMKLLKKDCPDLIVIKCTCHSLALCASYACAKIPSYVEHLLEDIYNYLAH; via the exons ATGTTAATtgataaaaacaacaatcgCTCTTGCGACCATATTACGGATATTAATTCACCTTTAAGTGACGAACAAGAGCAGAATGTAAATCAAGTCGTTCCAGCATTCATGCAAAAATTTAGAAAAGCCTGGATAAATTCCGAAAAGTTTGCATGTTTTGAGTCGTACGGAAAAGATTCATATTACGCTTGGTGTAAAATTTGTCTTGAGAAACTCAGTGTAGGCCGAGGGGGCAAATCCAATCTTTCCACACATTTGCAAACTAAGCGTCACATACAAGCAGCTATTAAGGTTGTTTATCCAAAAGATCAACTTATAGATACATTGATGAATCCTTCCATAACTGAGCAAATTACTGAAGCAGAACTTAAAATTTGTGCATGGGCCGCcgagaataatatttcatttgCAGCTGTTGAAAAATTATCTGATGTTATAAGATCAATCGATTCAAAATCGGAAATTTGTTCTAAGCTCAAATTGGACAGAACAAAGTCTTCTGCGATTGTCAAAGGCGTTTTGGCTCAAGAACAGCATGAACGCTTGGTAACCAAAATGAGAAATCAAAACTTCAGTCTAATAATTGACGAATCAACAGACATCTCAACAAACAAAACCTTGGCTAAGGTCATTCGATTAATGGAAAGTAAAAAGGAGAAGTTTAAG GCTGAAGATGTGTTTTACAAAGCTATTGAGCTGAAAGCTGGAGATCATAGAACCATTTATCAAGCCATCGTCGACGAATTCATCAATGATGACATTgattacaaaaataaattgaaaggtTTTTCTTCTGATGGAGCATCTGTTATGATGGGATCTGAAAACTCAGTCATGAAGCTTCTGAAAAAAGATTGTCCCGATCTTATTGTTATTAAATGTACCTGTCATTCATTGGCTCTATGTGCAAGCTATGCATGTGCCAAAATACCGTCCTATGTAGAGCATTTGCTGGAAGATATTTACAACTATCTCGCGCATTGA